One part of the Oceanihabitans sp. IOP_32 genome encodes these proteins:
- a CDS encoding nucleoside deaminase, translated as MNHSEKEKFMLEAVNAALKGMQNNEGGPFGCIIVKNGTIIGRGHNRVTSTNDPTAHAEITAIRDACKNLNSFQLEGCEIYTSCEPCPMCLGFIGRDQIKSIMVANILMLLKLVSMMRLSTKKSPYPTIKEVFLLNNWAKTLQKNRLKNGQKKEDKTAY; from the coding sequence ATGAACCATTCAGAAAAAGAAAAATTTATGCTCGAAGCTGTAAATGCAGCACTTAAAGGCATGCAGAATAATGAAGGCGGCCCTTTTGGTTGCATAATTGTTAAAAACGGCACAATTATAGGAAGAGGGCACAACAGAGTAACTTCTACCAACGACCCCACCGCACATGCCGAAATTACAGCCATTAGAGATGCTTGCAAAAACCTAAACTCCTTTCAACTAGAAGGTTGCGAAATTTACACCTCTTGCGAGCCTTGCCCTATGTGCCTGGGATTTATTGGGCGCGACCAAATAAAGTCTATTATGGTAGCAAACATTCTGATGCTGCTAAAATTGGTTTCGATGATGCGTTTATCTACAAAGAAATCCCCTTACCCGACCATAAAAGAAGTATTCCTTTTGAACAATTGGGCAAAGACTTTGCAAAAAAACCGTTTGAAGAATGGGCAAAAAAAAGAGGACAAAACAGCTTATTAG
- a CDS encoding rhodanese-like domain-containing protein: MKNIILYIFALFYTSGFSQESLAAVLKKYNKERIPYIAVSALSKQENAVILDSRALAEYNISHLKHAVFVGYDDFNLKQTIKKLNNKQQTIIVYCSIGIRSEDIAEKLKKAGYTNVYNLYGGIFEWKNRGFKVYNSQEQETDSIHTYSKKWGKWLKKGIKIYD, translated from the coding sequence ATGAAAAACATAATATTGTACATATTCGCTTTATTTTATACCTCGGGTTTCTCTCAAGAATCCCTTGCTGCGGTATTAAAAAAATACAATAAAGAACGTATTCCTTATATTGCGGTTAGTGCCTTATCAAAACAAGAAAACGCTGTTATTTTAGATTCCAGGGCATTAGCAGAGTACAACATCAGTCATTTAAAACACGCCGTTTTTGTGGGTTATGATGATTTTAATCTCAAGCAAACCATAAAAAAACTCAACAATAAACAACAAACTATAATCGTATATTGCTCCATAGGCATTCGTTCTGAAGATATTGCCGAAAAACTCAAAAAAGCCGGTTACACCAATGTTTATAATTTATACGGCGGTATTTTCGAATGGAAAAATAGGGGTTTTAAGGTATATAATTCCCAAGAACAAGAAACCGATAGCATTCATACATACAGCAAGAAATGGGGTAAATGGTTAAAAAAAGGTATTAAAATTTATGACTAA
- a CDS encoding addiction module antidote protein, producing the protein METTKFDIADYLDSEEMIAEYLNTVLEDGDSSDLIVAIGHIAKAIGMTKIAEKTGMSRPSLYKALSDGAKPQFGTIMKVLKAIGGQINVKPISA; encoded by the coding sequence ATGGAAACAACTAAATTTGATATTGCAGACTATTTGGACAGCGAGGAAATGATTGCTGAATATCTGAATACAGTTCTTGAAGATGGAGACAGTTCTGATTTGATAGTGGCAATCGGACATATAGCAAAGGCAATCGGAATGACTAAAATTGCGGAAAAAACTGGAATGAGCAGACCGAGTCTTTACAAGGCATTATCTGACGGAGCGAAACCGCAATTCGGAACAATAATGAAAGTGCTGAAAGCGATAGGTGGACAAATAAACGTGAAACCAATTTCAGCGTAA
- a CDS encoding TIGR04282 family arsenosugar biosynthesis glycosyltransferase, with protein MTKALVIVFVKNIKLGKVKTRLAKTIGDQAAFEVYSELVKITEKATQNSAIDTRIYFSETVVASKWPNHYKAIQSGADLGERMKNAFIKGFEDGYQHIILIGSDLPDINTNHITNGLDILKHHQVVFGPATDGGYYLIGMTKMHPELFDNKPWSQPNLLEVSLKALQQNKISYGLLEPLNDIDTFEDLQASTFYKSNIKLQQKIQQLND; from the coding sequence ATGACTAAAGCACTCGTTATCGTTTTTGTAAAAAACATTAAACTAGGTAAAGTAAAAACGCGACTTGCCAAAACCATTGGTGATCAAGCGGCTTTCGAAGTCTATAGTGAACTCGTTAAAATTACCGAAAAAGCTACCCAAAACAGTGCTATAGACACGCGTATTTATTTTTCTGAAACCGTTGTCGCCTCCAAATGGCCAAACCATTACAAGGCCATCCAAAGCGGTGCAGATTTGGGTGAACGCATGAAAAACGCATTCATTAAAGGCTTTGAAGATGGCTACCAGCACATTATTTTAATAGGTTCAGACCTACCCGATATTAACACCAATCACATTACAAACGGATTGGATATATTAAAACATCATCAAGTTGTTTTTGGTCCCGCCACAGATGGTGGCTACTATTTAATTGGTATGACTAAAATGCACCCTGAACTGTTTGATAACAAACCTTGGAGCCAACCCAATTTATTAGAAGTTAGCTTAAAAGCATTACAACAAAACAAAATAAGTTACGGCTTGCTTGAACCTTTAAATGATATTGATACGTTTGAAGATTTACAAGCCTCAACATTTTACAAATCGAATATTAAATTACAACAAAAAATACAACAATTAAATGATTAA
- a CDS encoding anhydro-N-acetylmuramic acid kinase: MAIVKYNVIGVMSGTSLDGVDIVYVRFQLTKTWHFDIVAAETIPYTAEWHNTLKNLVSISNDDLLEIDKKYTVYLSEVINSFIQKNNIKNIDAICSHGHTALHQPNKKLTYQIGNLRKLASLLRNKVVCDFRVQDVALGGQGAPLVPIGDMLLFSQYDYCINLGGFANVSYDLKNKRTAFDICPVNIVLNYYANLLGHDYDDKGKIAATGTLNMALLEQLNMLSFYHKHPPKSLGLEWVNTHIFPLIKAFNLEINDVLRTFTEHIAAQIVAVIGTKRSKSVLITGGGAYNSFLIERIKAQSNTGIMIPSKTIVEYKEALIFGFLGVLRLRGDVNCLQSVTGAEKNHSSGKIYIPD, encoded by the coding sequence ATGGCAATAGTAAAATACAATGTAATTGGGGTGATGTCTGGAACATCTTTAGATGGTGTTGACATTGTTTATGTAAGATTTCAGCTTACAAAGACATGGCATTTTGATATTGTTGCAGCCGAAACCATACCTTATACTGCCGAATGGCATAACACTCTTAAAAACCTCGTGTCGATTTCTAATGATGATTTATTGGAAATAGACAAAAAATACACCGTTTATTTATCTGAAGTCATAAACAGTTTTATTCAAAAAAACAACATTAAAAATATTGATGCTATTTGTTCTCACGGGCATACCGCTTTGCATCAACCCAACAAAAAGTTAACCTATCAAATAGGTAATTTGCGCAAATTAGCGAGCTTGTTGCGCAATAAAGTGGTTTGCGATTTTAGAGTCCAGGACGTTGCTCTTGGTGGGCAAGGTGCACCTTTAGTGCCAATTGGCGATATGTTATTGTTTTCGCAATACGATTACTGCATTAATTTAGGAGGTTTTGCAAATGTGTCTTACGACCTAAAAAACAAAAGGACAGCCTTCGATATTTGTCCAGTTAATATTGTGCTAAATTATTATGCAAATTTGTTAGGACATGATTATGATGACAAGGGAAAAATAGCCGCTACAGGAACTTTAAATATGGCTTTATTAGAACAATTAAATATGCTGAGCTTTTATCATAAACATCCGCCAAAATCCTTAGGGTTGGAGTGGGTAAATACCCATATTTTTCCTTTAATAAAAGCCTTTAATTTAGAGATTAACGACGTTTTAAGAACGTTTACAGAGCATATTGCAGCTCAAATTGTTGCGGTTATAGGAACTAAGCGTTCAAAATCGGTATTAATTACAGGGGGTGGCGCGTATAATTCGTTCCTTATAGAGCGCATAAAAGCGCAATCTAACACAGGGATAATGATACCTTCAAAAACCATAGTAGAGTACAAAGAAGCTTTAATCTTTGGTTTTTTAGGCGTACTTAGGCTTAGGGGAGATGTTAATTGCTTGCAGAGTGTTACTGGGGCAGAGAAAAATCATAGCTCGGGTAAAATATATATCCCTGACTAA
- a CDS encoding arsenosugar biosynthesis-associated peroxidase-like protein, producing MSKTYYDPADLKKFGKITEWNPELGEKFFDYYGKVFEDGALTAREKSLIALAVSHTEQCPYCIDAYTKDGLQRGITKEEMMEALHVGAAIKSGATLVHGVQMMNKVNKLDG from the coding sequence ATGTCTAAAACCTATTACGATCCAGCAGATTTAAAAAAATTTGGCAAAATTACCGAATGGAATCCAGAGCTTGGAGAAAAATTTTTCGATTACTACGGCAAAGTCTTCGAAGACGGTGCGCTAACAGCCCGCGAAAAATCGCTAATCGCACTCGCCGTATCGCACACCGAGCAATGCCCGTACTGCATCGATGCCTATACAAAAGACGGCCTGCAACGCGGCATAACAAAGGAGGAAATGATGGAGGCTCTACACGTAGGTGCAGCCATTAAAAGCGGAGCGACACTCGTGCATGGCGTACAAATGATGAACAAAGTAAACAAATTAGACGGTTAG
- a CDS encoding Glu/Leu/Phe/Val dehydrogenase dimerization domain-containing protein — translation MKALLKKFENKEPEIVFNWKDPETDAEGWVVINSLRGGAAGGGTRMRKGLDMNEVLSLAKTMEIKFTVSGPSIGGAKSGINFDPKDPRKKGVLERWYAAVSPLLKSYYGTGGDLNVDEIHEVIPITEASGVWHPQEGVFNGHFKPTEADKINRIGQLRQGVIKVIENSDYSPSVANKYTVADMVTGFGVAEAVKQYYTIYGGDVVGKRAVIQGFGNVGAAAAFYLSQMGVKIVGIIDIHGGLINEEGFTFKDISNLFLAKTGNTLVADHLIPFEEVNEKIWAIEAEIFAPCAASRLITRNQVDQLIDSGLEVISCGANVPFADKEIFFGSIMEHADSRVSLIPDFISNCGMARVFAYFMERRVQMTDEAIFNDTSNKIKEALDKVYAKNQSKTGISATAFEIALSQLV, via the coding sequence ATGAAAGCATTATTAAAAAAATTCGAAAATAAAGAACCAGAAATTGTTTTCAATTGGAAAGATCCTGAAACCGATGCCGAGGGTTGGGTAGTTATAAACTCCCTGCGTGGCGGTGCAGCTGGAGGTGGTACGAGAATGCGAAAAGGCCTCGATATGAACGAGGTATTGTCTTTAGCCAAAACCATGGAAATTAAATTTACCGTATCTGGGCCATCAATAGGCGGTGCGAAATCGGGTATTAATTTCGATCCTAAAGACCCTCGTAAAAAAGGCGTTTTAGAACGTTGGTATGCGGCGGTTTCTCCTTTGCTTAAAAGTTATTACGGCACGGGAGGCGATTTAAATGTAGATGAAATTCACGAAGTCATTCCTATTACCGAGGCAAGCGGTGTTTGGCATCCGCAAGAGGGCGTGTTTAATGGGCATTTTAAACCCACCGAAGCCGATAAAATTAATAGAATCGGACAGTTAAGACAGGGAGTTATTAAAGTGATTGAAAATTCAGATTATTCCCCAAGTGTTGCAAATAAATACACGGTAGCAGATATGGTTACGGGCTTTGGAGTTGCCGAAGCTGTAAAACAATATTATACTATTTATGGAGGCGATGTTGTGGGGAAACGTGCCGTTATACAGGGTTTCGGTAATGTTGGTGCCGCAGCAGCCTTTTATTTATCTCAAATGGGGGTTAAAATTGTTGGGATTATTGATATTCATGGAGGCTTAATTAATGAAGAAGGCTTCACTTTTAAAGACATTAGCAATTTATTTTTAGCCAAAACAGGAAATACATTAGTAGCAGACCATTTAATACCTTTCGAAGAGGTTAATGAAAAAATTTGGGCTATTGAAGCCGAGATTTTTGCACCTTGTGCCGCATCGCGTTTAATAACAAGAAATCAAGTCGATCAATTAATTGATAGTGGATTAGAAGTTATATCCTGTGGTGCAAATGTGCCTTTTGCTGATAAGGAAATATTTTTTGGTTCCATAATGGAGCATGCAGACTCCCGTGTAAGTCTTATTCCAGATTTTATTTCAAATTGCGGTATGGCTAGAGTTTTCGCCTATTTTATGGAGCGTCGAGTGCAAATGACAGATGAAGCCATTTTTAACGATACTTCAAATAAAATTAAAGAAGCGCTGGACAAAGTGTATGCCAAAAACCAAAGTAAAACAGGCATAAGTGCTACTGCTTTTGAAATAGCACTAAGCCAATTGGTTTAA
- the arsS gene encoding arsenosugar biosynthesis radical SAM (seleno)protein ArsS (Some members of this family are selenoproteins.), translated as MNKPKTQSLQKRESELANTNRQLEILSNGIFKNGELPTFKDKIAETKQFPLQAKKLEILQINLGYMCNQVCEHCHVDAGPDRKEIMTRHTMQQCLDVIKNTSAHTLDLTGGAPEMNPDFRWFVEEAAKAGIKDFIVRSNLTIIRANKKYYDLPEFFKKHKVHIVSSMPHWTRGKTDKQRGDGVFDKSITALQQLNAAGYGMPNSNLKLDLVYNPSGAFLPGDQLAMEKDFKKALKDDFNIQFHNLFAITNLPISRFLDYLIASENYEDYMYALVEAYNPNAVANVMCTNTLSVSWDGFLYDCDFNQMLKLPVNSKVKHISEYNEALLEGRNIVISQHCYGCTAGAGSSCQGVVA; from the coding sequence ATGAACAAACCAAAAACACAATCATTACAGAAGCGCGAAAGCGAATTGGCAAACACCAACCGGCAGTTGGAAATTTTATCGAACGGCATTTTTAAGAATGGAGAACTCCCAACGTTTAAAGACAAAATTGCCGAAACTAAGCAGTTTCCGCTTCAAGCAAAAAAACTGGAAATATTACAAATAAACTTGGGTTATATGTGCAACCAAGTCTGCGAACATTGCCATGTTGATGCCGGTCCAGACCGAAAGGAAATCATGACGCGCCATACCATGCAACAGTGCTTAGACGTTATAAAAAACACGAGCGCACACACACTCGACTTAACAGGTGGCGCCCCAGAAATGAATCCCGATTTTAGATGGTTTGTAGAAGAAGCCGCTAAAGCAGGTATTAAAGATTTTATTGTGCGCTCTAACTTAACCATCATTAGAGCCAACAAAAAATATTACGATTTACCGGAGTTTTTTAAAAAACACAAGGTGCACATTGTAAGCTCAATGCCGCATTGGACCAGAGGAAAAACAGATAAACAACGTGGCGATGGTGTTTTCGACAAATCGATAACAGCATTACAACAATTAAACGCAGCAGGTTATGGCATGCCAAACAGTAATCTTAAACTCGATCTAGTTTATAATCCTTCTGGTGCCTTTTTACCTGGAGACCAATTAGCCATGGAAAAAGATTTTAAAAAGGCATTAAAAGACGATTTTAATATTCAGTTTCATAATTTATTTGCGATTACCAATTTACCAATCTCACGGTTTTTAGACTATCTAATCGCCTCAGAGAATTATGAAGATTATATGTACGCGCTCGTCGAGGCTTACAACCCAAACGCAGTTGCCAACGTAATGTGCACCAACACATTGTCTGTAAGCTGGGATGGTTTTTTATATGACTGCGATTTTAATCAGATGCTTAAATTACCAGTAAATAGCAAAGTAAAACATATTTCAGAATATAACGAGGCCTTGCTTGAAGGCAGAAACATTGTGATTTCGCAACATTGCTATGGCTGTACCGCTGGCGCAGGGAGTAGTTGCCAAGGTGTTGTGGCTTAA
- a CDS encoding type II toxin-antitoxin system RelE/ParE family toxin, translated as MIVIKKTSEFDKWIRKLKDIRAKSKILFRIQKLETDEHFGDCKPVGDGISEMRINYVKGYRAYFKEKDNKIVILLIGGDKSTQQKDIEKAKKIWNRIKED; from the coding sequence ATGATTGTCATTAAAAAGACATCTGAATTTGATAAGTGGATTAGAAAGCTGAAAGATATACGTGCGAAATCCAAAATACTTTTCCGAATCCAGAAACTTGAAACTGATGAGCATTTTGGAGATTGTAAGCCTGTTGGAGATGGAATTAGTGAAATGCGAATTAATTATGTCAAAGGTTACAGAGCGTATTTCAAAGAAAAAGACAATAAAATCGTAATTCTTTTAATTGGTGGCGATAAATCTACTCAACAAAAAGATATCGAGAAAGCGAAAAAAATCTGGAACAGAATAAAAGAGGATTGA
- a CDS encoding acyl-CoA dehydrogenase, with protein MDFNLSEEHIMIRDAAREFAQTELLPGVIERDNKQEFPDELVRKMGDLGFMGIMVDPKYGGSGMDTLSYVLIMEELSKIDASASVIVSVNNSLVCYGIEAYGTEAQKEKYLTKLATGESIGAFCLSEPEAGSDATSQKTTALDKGDHYLINGTKNWITSGGRADVYLVIAQTDRDKGSHGINAFIVEKGTEGFHIGPKEDKLGIRGSDTHTLQFNDVKVPKENRIGDDGFGFRFAMKTLSGGRIGIAAQALGIAQGAYELALKYSKERKAFGTEICNHQAIAFKLADMYTDIAAARHLVMKAAWDKDQGNNYDMSSAMAKLYASKVAMEHTVEAVQIHGGNGFVKEYHVERLMRDAKITQIYEGTSEIQKIVISRSIIRD; from the coding sequence ATGGATTTTAATCTTTCTGAAGAACATATCATGATACGTGATGCCGCACGCGAATTTGCACAAACCGAATTACTCCCTGGCGTTATTGAACGTGACAACAAGCAAGAATTCCCTGACGAATTGGTTCGCAAAATGGGCGATTTGGGTTTTATGGGAATCATGGTAGACCCAAAATACGGCGGAAGCGGCATGGATACCCTATCTTACGTCCTTATTATGGAGGAATTATCGAAAATTGATGCTTCGGCATCGGTTATTGTTTCGGTTAATAACTCGCTAGTATGCTATGGTATTGAAGCTTATGGCACTGAAGCTCAAAAAGAAAAATACCTAACCAAACTTGCCACTGGAGAAAGTATTGGTGCTTTTTGTTTGAGTGAACCCGAAGCTGGTAGTGATGCTACATCGCAAAAAACAACAGCCCTAGATAAAGGTGACCATTACCTTATTAACGGTACAAAAAACTGGATAACAAGTGGTGGTCGTGCCGATGTTTATTTAGTCATTGCCCAAACCGACCGCGACAAAGGGTCGCATGGTATTAATGCATTTATTGTTGAAAAAGGCACTGAAGGATTTCATATAGGCCCTAAAGAAGATAAATTAGGCATTCGCGGAAGCGACACCCATACCCTACAATTTAACGATGTAAAAGTTCCTAAAGAAAATCGCATTGGCGATGATGGTTTCGGATTCCGATTTGCAATGAAAACACTCTCTGGCGGCCGTATAGGTATCGCTGCCCAAGCCCTTGGTATTGCTCAAGGTGCTTACGAACTGGCATTAAAATACTCTAAAGAGCGTAAAGCTTTTGGTACCGAAATTTGCAACCACCAAGCCATTGCCTTTAAACTTGCCGATATGTATACCGATATTGCAGCAGCAAGACACCTTGTTATGAAAGCGGCATGGGATAAAGATCAAGGCAATAATTACGACATGTCTAGTGCAATGGCAAAATTATACGCCTCTAAAGTGGCCATGGAGCACACTGTTGAAGCAGTGCAAATTCATGGTGGTAACGGCTTTGTAAAAGAATACCATGTAGAACGCTTAATGCGTGATGCCAAAATTACACAGATATACGAAGGCACTTCTGAAATTCAGAAAATTGTAATTTCTAGGAGTATTATTAGAGATTAA
- a CDS encoding purine-nucleoside phosphorylase, producing the protein MIKHINEAVEYLQNKGFETPEIGIILGTGLGKLINEVEILAEVSYNHIPNFPTATVEFHKGKLIYGRIAGKKVIVMQGRFHLYEGYTLQDVTYPVRVMEKLGITTLLVSNAAGAINLNFKKGELMLIDDHINLQGSSPLAFNGVEKLGERFTDMSAPYNKHINATFKAIAKTNNIKLHEGVYASVVGPQLETRAEYKMLKIMGADAVGMSTVPEIIVANHLKLKAAAISVLTDECDPDNLKPVNISEIIEMASKAEPNMITLFKELIKTL; encoded by the coding sequence ATGATTAAACACATTAATGAAGCCGTTGAATACCTTCAAAACAAAGGTTTTGAAACCCCAGAAATAGGCATTATTCTGGGCACAGGACTGGGAAAACTCATTAACGAAGTAGAGATATTAGCCGAGGTAAGTTACAATCACATTCCAAATTTCCCTACCGCAACCGTAGAGTTTCATAAAGGAAAACTAATTTATGGCCGCATCGCAGGAAAAAAAGTAATCGTTATGCAAGGTCGTTTTCACTTATACGAAGGCTACACACTGCAAGATGTTACTTATCCTGTTCGTGTTATGGAAAAATTAGGCATAACAACCTTGTTGGTCTCTAATGCTGCAGGTGCTATAAACCTAAACTTTAAAAAAGGGGAGCTCATGCTTATAGACGACCATATAAACCTGCAAGGAAGTTCACCTTTAGCATTTAATGGGGTTGAAAAATTAGGCGAACGCTTTACAGACATGAGTGCGCCGTATAATAAGCACATCAATGCCACTTTTAAAGCCATCGCAAAAACAAACAATATAAAATTGCACGAAGGGGTTTACGCTAGTGTTGTTGGCCCCCAATTAGAAACCCGTGCCGAATATAAAATGCTTAAAATTATGGGTGCCGATGCGGTTGGAATGAGCACGGTTCCAGAAATTATTGTGGCTAATCATTTAAAATTAAAAGCAGCAGCAATTTCGGTTTTAACCGATGAATGCGACCCAGATAATTTAAAACCCGTTAATATTTCAGAAATTATAGAAATGGCCTCAAAAGCAGAACCCAATATGATAACCTTATTTAAGGAATTGATAAAAACGCTTTAA
- a CDS encoding helix-turn-helix domain-containing protein, with protein sequence MSVNKELDLAWDFVNNTDRNVFLTGKAGTGKTTFLHQLKMKSLKRMVVVAPTGVAAINAKGVTIHSFFQMPFGPILPDADVGASSGFNRKFSKTKINIIKSLDLLVIDEISMVRADLLDGIDKTLRRYKNRNKVFGGVQLLMIGDLQQLAPVVKESEWQLLKPHYENAFFFSSHAYKAANAITVELKHIYRQDNPVFINILNEIRNNTLTQASANELNKCYQPDFIPDEKDGYIALTTHNNKAEQTNYAELDKLKTKSRTYKAAIEGKFPEYAYPNQEELVLKVGAQVMFIKNDSTTEKRYFNGKIGKVILLDKDEVVVKCPDDDFNIITTPEVWENINYTVDAETKAISENKIGSYTQMPLRLAWAITIHKSQGLTFEKAIIDAQGAFAHGQTYVALSRCKSLEGLVLKNKIQSHQIISDTSVLSFVKHAEENQPNDVILHQSKSEFQLSLIAEVFDFYKFLYPIGRILDLYYKNRSVIQGQIETPLNTMKTGVADLLKISNSFKSQLKTLSKPQEIPESNPQIQERFKKAMSYFNTQTEQIIAIPFKSFSFTTDNSAIEKDINKQLDMLDELLTAKQLYFEHLADGFDVNIFLELRAKTVFLTKDKPKKPRKSVIDGTTNVELAELLRVLRNDIAEEQELIHYQIFTQKALYDMCETLPTNKKELLQVNGMGKVRVEKYGDAILKVIHEYCDENDIEISKASAVFETEPPKKKRGDTKKESLDLFESGKSIDEIAKERALNPNTIFGHLAHFIPSGEVKITDLISEAHYKELKISIPKHKFETLSDLKHQLDDKYSYGELRLVLEDLKG encoded by the coding sequence ATGAGTGTAAATAAAGAATTAGATTTAGCCTGGGATTTTGTGAATAATACCGATAGAAATGTCTTTTTAACCGGGAAAGCAGGTACTGGTAAAACCACCTTTTTACACCAGTTAAAAATGAAATCTCTAAAACGTATGGTTGTGGTTGCTCCAACGGGTGTTGCTGCCATTAATGCTAAGGGCGTGACGATACATTCATTTTTTCAGATGCCTTTTGGGCCTATTTTGCCTGATGCCGATGTGGGTGCCTCTTCTGGTTTTAATAGAAAATTTAGTAAAACTAAAATCAATATTATTAAGTCTTTAGATCTTTTAGTTATTGACGAAATTAGTATGGTTCGAGCCGATTTGTTGGATGGTATCGACAAAACGCTAAGGCGTTATAAAAACAGAAATAAGGTCTTTGGCGGTGTGCAATTATTAATGATTGGCGATTTGCAACAATTGGCGCCTGTGGTAAAAGAAAGCGAATGGCAACTACTTAAACCGCACTATGAAAATGCCTTCTTTTTTAGCAGTCATGCCTATAAAGCGGCCAATGCCATTACAGTAGAACTAAAACATATTTACCGACAGGATAATCCGGTATTCATTAATATTTTAAATGAAATAAGAAACAACACTTTAACACAGGCCTCTGCCAATGAGTTAAATAAATGCTATCAACCTGATTTTATACCCGACGAAAAGGACGGCTATATTGCTTTAACAACGCATAACAACAAGGCAGAGCAAACCAATTACGCCGAGCTTGATAAACTTAAAACAAAATCACGAACCTATAAGGCGGCTATTGAAGGGAAATTTCCAGAATATGCCTATCCTAATCAAGAAGAATTGGTTTTAAAAGTAGGCGCGCAAGTCATGTTTATTAAAAATGATAGCACCACAGAGAAGCGCTATTTTAACGGTAAGATTGGTAAAGTGATTTTGTTGGATAAAGATGAGGTGGTTGTAAAATGTCCAGACGACGATTTTAATATTATAACCACACCAGAGGTTTGGGAAAACATTAATTACACAGTTGATGCCGAAACTAAAGCCATTTCTGAAAATAAAATTGGGTCGTACACACAAATGCCGTTGCGGTTGGCTTGGGCCATAACTATTCATAAAAGTCAAGGTTTAACTTTCGAGAAAGCCATTATTGATGCCCAAGGGGCTTTTGCGCACGGGCAAACGTATGTCGCCTTGAGTCGATGCAAGTCTTTGGAAGGTTTAGTGTTGAAGAATAAAATACAATCCCATCAAATTATTAGTGATACCAGTGTGTTGTCGTTTGTTAAACACGCCGAAGAAAACCAGCCCAACGATGTTATATTACATCAATCGAAATCTGAATTTCAATTAAGTTTAATCGCTGAGGTATTCGATTTTTATAAGTTTTTATACCCTATTGGTCGTATTTTAGATTTGTATTACAAAAACAGATCGGTTATACAAGGGCAGATCGAAACCCCATTAAATACAATGAAAACTGGGGTGGCCGATTTGCTAAAAATTAGTAACAGCTTTAAAAGTCAATTAAAAACCTTGTCTAAACCTCAAGAAATACCAGAATCTAACCCCCAAATACAAGAGCGTTTTAAAAAGGCTATGTCTTATTTTAACACCCAAACCGAACAAATTATAGCTATACCTTTTAAGTCTTTTAGCTTTACAACAGATAATTCTGCAATCGAAAAAGATATTAATAAGCAATTAGATATGCTAGACGAATTGTTGACAGCTAAACAATTATATTTTGAGCATTTAGCTGATGGTTTTGATGTTAATATTTTTTTAGAACTGCGTGCAAAAACTGTTTTTCTGACCAAAGATAAGCCTAAAAAACCTAGAAAATCGGTTATTGATGGTACTACAAATGTGGAATTGGCAGAGTTGTTGCGTGTGCTGCGGAACGACATTGCAGAAGAGCAAGAATTAATTCACTATCAAATTTTTACTCAGAAAGCATTGTACGATATGTGTGAAACCTTGCCCACAAACAAAAAGGAGTTGTTACAAGTTAATGGCATGGGAAAGGTGAGAGTAGAAAAATACGGAGACGCCATATTAAAAGTGATTCACGAGTATTGTGATGAAAATGATATTGAAATCTCTAAGGCATCCGCTGTTTTTGAAACCGAACCACCAAAGAAAAAACGAGGTGATACCAAAAAGGAGTCGTTAGATTTATTCGAATCAGGAAAATCTATTGATGAGATTGCCAAAGAAAGGGCATTAAACCCAAACACTATATTTGGACATTTAGCACATTTTATTCCTAGTGGCGAGGTTAAAATAACCGATTTAATTTCTGAAGCGCATTATAAAGAATTGAAAATTAGTATTCCAAAGCATAAATTTGAAACGTTATCAGATTTAAAACATCAGCTAGACGACAAATATAGTTATGGCGAATTACGCTTGGTTTTAGAGGATTTGAAAGGGTGA